Genomic DNA from Aedes albopictus strain Foshan unplaced genomic scaffold, AalbF5 HiC_scaffold_317, whole genome shotgun sequence:
GTCAGTATGGGTATTTACAATTGTTGTAAACGagaagaaaaaatatttattgttgaTAAATGTTGTTTTTGGTTCAAATCAACCGTGGTCATCCCACAGGAGTTCCGTTAGGCACTCATAGTTTTCCGAAAAGACACAACCTCGTAGTGAATCTATCTCGTTTAAAAGATTACCCAGTGGTTTAAAGTCTTTCCGTTTTTCGAGATTCGAAATAGTTGCTTCCTCTTTGGTATGAGCAGTTTCTTGTTGTTTGATTTGGCTTTGGGGTTCTTGAAAAAAGTTTCCGTTATCATAGGTAGTTTCTTGTAGCTGTTGCAATTTCAACCGAGTTCTAGTATTGCGGTATTCGCTCACAGCTTCCTCCGCATGGGCTTTCTTTAGCTGTTTCAGCGAAGAGGTCAATTTGTTCTGCGTTTTCTCCTTAATTTCGCAAAAATTATCACTTGGACCTTTAAAACTTGTAACTTTTTCATAGCTACTGAAACGTTTTGAATATTCTTCTAGTTCTTGAACTTTAGTTGACAACGTATCCTTTTCATTGAGTAGCTTTTCCGATCTATCAATAGATTCTGGCAAGTGTTTACTAAGGTCGCTCTTCTGTTGCTCCAACTTGATGATAACAGTTTTCATACGATGGTTTTCTTCTTCCAGATTCACAATATTTTGCTCGAAATCCATAAACTTTGAAGATTGGTCATTCTTCTCTTGCTCTAAATTGATAATAACCGTCTTCATACGAAGGTTCTCCATTTCTAGATCCAAAATCTTTCGTTCAAATCCCACAAACTttgaagaaatgtcacttttctctTGCTCTAAACTAATAATAACTGTTTTCATATTATGGTTCTCCTTTTCCAAATCCAAAGTCTTTTGCTCGAATTCCACAAACTGCGACTCCAACTCGTTCTTTTGTTTATTGCAAGTAGTTACCGTCAAGGATATCGTACTATCAAGATTCTTCACTTTTTCCTCAGTGGCCGCCAGTTTGTCCTGCAGATCGTTTACTTCATTCCTTAAGATATCTCTGTTTATCAACACTTCTTCCATATTCTTCTTATTGCTTTCGAGTTGCACCTTCAATTCGCGAACTTCACTTTCTTTACTTTCCAATTCGGAATTAATTGCCTTTTTGTTCTCAGCAACCGATAAAGCAAGCTCTTCCTCTCGCATCTTCAGCATAGTGACTTCCTGGCTTAATGTTTCATTCAATATTTTCTCATTGCTCAGCTTAGCTTCCAAAGCTTTCAACTTGTTAACAAATTTCTTTTCTTTTGCAGCCATATCGTTAGCAGCATCCCGCCTATCGTCATAAAGGTCttttatgtcacgttgatacagtTTTTCCAATCGAGCTTTTGATTCTTCTGATTGCTCCCATAATTCCTTGTATTTTTCTGCCTCCATTGCTGTCTTATTATTGCTAGTAGCATCGCTATTTTGCTTTAAGAGTGATTTTATTACCCGTTGGTAAGTGTTTGCAATCAAAAGCATTTTCTCTTCCGTATCTTTCCATAACCTCTTGTATTTTTCTACTTCCATTCTAAGGCCATTTTCCTCTTCGTTCGTCTTTCTGTGATTGTAATTGTTATCGTTTTGGTTGTAGTTGTTGCTGTTgcggttgtaattgttgttgttgcggctgtaattgttgttgttgtggttgtaattgttgttgttattattgCCTCGTGGCTTATCAACCCGACCCGGTTGTAGTCGCCTATGAATGCCTCTTAATTCCTCTTCCTCATACTCTCTCTCTTCCTCAGACTCTCTCTCGAGCCTGTCTcgcgattctcggaagaatctatCCCGTTGGGAATATTTAGgaaatgccatttttttttttttgaggaagctATTGAAAGTGCTACTTCTATAAATGAGTTATCTGTGGCCGATAATTTTGTGACAGTTACTTATTTCACGCAAGTGCAAAATCCATAATCAATTACGAGAGAACTATAGAATAAAACAGAACTATTTTCCCGTCGTGTTTCTtcatgtttaatttttttttcgtccaatTTTTTAATTAATATCAACTGATATCAGTTAATATCATCCGTAAATCAAGCCGTGCCATCAACACTCCTAATATCATCACATGGCCATCCATAAAAGCAATAATCGAAAAGCgcgaaaaataaagttttaaCGATAGGGTTTGGCCGTGTTTGTCGCAGTAACACGATCTTTGCTCTCATCTCCAGCAACCTATGTTTGTTTCTAATCACACCCATGTTCATTCCAAATCCGTAAAAATAGCAGGAGAAACCAACCGGGAAATAAATTGTTGATAGATTTTTGATAGATTCGTTCCTCTATAACCACATGATTAAATCAGATGAttctttaaaattaaattttttcttataaattttgcAATATCTTTTCTACATGCTTTACTAACATGATCGAAACTGCCATAAAATCTTCAAGCATTCCAAAGATTGCAATATTCATAGTTCATAATCTTCAATTTGATCAAGAGTTCATGTGAAAAGCCAACaaatataattataaaaaaaaaggaTTTATTTACGTGGAATTTTTGTTACTTGCCTTTCTCGAACTCAAATAAAAAGATACAGTAATAGCATTCTATTAGAATGTTGCAATTTCCATTTTGTGCTAAGAGAACCAAAATGATATACACATGCGCACTGCACTTAAAATcactcaattaaaaaaaatattgattcgaCTTACCcattattctgcatcatattgctGGGTCCGATGAAGATACTTAGTTCCTCTTGTAGGAAATGATCTGGCAGTGATCGATTTGCAAGCGGTTTGCAAATGTGCGAATCAGTAGTGTCCAGCGGGTCCAACTTCTTTTCTGTTTTGACTCGATGAGTAacacaacaattttcgttaaaaggaATCCGAGATCAGCCTCACAATCAAACTGTGCACGGTTCAAGAGTTCTACTCAACTGAATGATTCACACTGTTTCGCCTAATAGTTTTCTGCGCAACACTTACACGATGTCTTCTGTAGCAACCAGCTGGGTCTTAGATACTTCAATAGGtttttattctttttcacttTCCAATCACAAACGGCGTGCCTGCACTTGTTTAGCGCTTTTGCGCTGTCACCAGAATGTAGACGCGAAGTGGTCACGGCACTGCACTGGCTTTCTTTCGTTTCACTTAATGTAACTCTAGGTACACTGAAACAAACTACAAACACTTTATTAACTAAAGATAGATTGTATGTAATAATAAAATCGATGCACCACACCCGCGAACCGAAAGTCCAACCAAACTCACGCCGCAAACGATCCCACACGGACGACGATCCCACCGGACAACGACACCACAACAACAATACAACGccgccccggcgtcaatcgcgggtcttttaacttgccgtcgcaagaactcattctcccgatctgtaaagaaataagagaaaagtGTTGGGTAGACTTTCGGACCTCGATACAGAATCGCACGGTGTTTGGTGTGCCGTATTCTTAAAGCTAAGAAAGGAAAATTTATTAATATGGTAAGTTTGAGACCGGTGTTAATACTACTCACAATTTGGTCTTTCAATTCCGGTCTTGCCCAACAAATTATACTTCTCGCTGTTCTTCGCAAGATTAGAGAGCAGTTTGCCTAGTGAAGGTATCTAATAAGATAACAATCCAGATAAATAGTTTCAGCTGAACTTACGGTACAATAATTGTGATTCCTTAATATAGCAGAGGTTAGAGATGCAATGTTTGGTTGTGCTAGCCTATATAAATGAATTCATGATTAACTTCTAGTTAACTAAGCTATTTCAATCTTCTTACGAGGTATAAACGAAATAACTCAGATATAGGCACTCGCGCACAATTCCaaatattaataaattaatttatgaTGTAAATTCAATATTTGCGAATGTTCTGAATACGTATCACATGCGAATAGACAatgtttttaatttctttttgacCGTTGTGACGTTTCCTCAGTCAGAGACTTCACATCGATGTCATTTTTGACTGGCGTCGATTCAGTGCTGCCAGTGTCGTTAACATCCCCCGGCCCGTAACGCACTTCCGGTTCCGCTGCGTCTTCTGCGTTACTCTCGCTTCTTAACTGGAGCAC
This window encodes:
- the LOC109423244 gene encoding putative uncharacterized protein DDB_G0271606 — encoded protein: MPETDRNDCKVCRRSNNLDNMVFCPRCEEWYHYQCAGVNESVADRSWVCGNCSILPPIDPPGQTSTPVSSVPSVATTPSAGLPSIATSAPLGLPPPGMSTAAQGLENPRQSILTDQARASLQWIQEQRENLEKEMEENHRQEMERKRQELRKLANKAMLGIVDRTHEGIGNSLCGQSAAAGANKVQNWMQQMVGEMRNLSIAQPSGRAEEIISAAPTFDISSFLTTSGTSVHGLDPNPSSTIHGSQEKKLDPLDTTDSHICKPLANRSLPDHFLQEELSIFIGPSNMMQNNGRNNNNYNRNSNNYNQNDNNYNHRKTNEEENGLRMEVEKYKRLWKDTEEKMLLIANTYQRVIKSLLKQNSDATSNNKTAMEAEKYKELWEQSEESKARLEKLYQRDIKDLYDDRRDAANDMAAKEKKFVNKLKALEAKLSNEKILNETLSQEVTMLKMREEELALSVAENKKAINSELESKESEVRELKVQLESNKKNMEEVLINRDILRNEVNDLQDKLAATEEKVKNLDSTISLTVTTCNKQKNELESQFVEFEQKTLDLEKENHNMKTVIISLEQEKSDISSKFVGFERKILDLEMENLRMKTVIINLEQEKNDQSSKFMDFEQNIVNLEEENHRMKTVIIKLEQQKSDLSKHLPESIDRSEKLLNEKDTLSTKVQELEEYSKRFSSYEKVTSFKGPSDNFCEIKEKTQNKLTSSLKQLKKAHAEEAVSEYRNTRTRLKLQQLQETTYDNGNFFQEPQSQIKQQETAHTKEEATISNLEKRKDFKPLGNLLNEIDSLRGCVFSENYECLTELLWDDHG